The proteins below are encoded in one region of Myxococcales bacterium:
- a CDS encoding GGDEF domain-containing protein, with the protein MSTSSESFCQRLDLGPNDRRRRLQLMGLTESIWPKSQILSVYVKKYEQEILDDFEAQLRDFKQIYHAVIPRFRLDEMHALIEKQIRNLGHEIHTEEYFEERLRLGSAYGKAELPAFVCNYLFHLLSNCLLASLNNHQQQDLDAVAERLLCLDLSLALEVIALMERRSRKERSSDRKTPIESDNAALYPLPKVEKGYVLTVLEQVLSPDTQNLSPMSVVVAEVDRLAIINQTHGQAIGDEVLRRVSVRMRSALRDEDTVGRYGGDDFLILLRDAPLDMARDVAERLRRRVAAEPIRLRDQQIHPTITVGVVQAGSSEGAELLFRRARSALEAAIEAGRNCVRCS; encoded by the coding sequence ATGTCTACCTCTTCTGAGAGCTTTTGCCAGCGTCTTGACCTCGGGCCAAATGACAGGCGGCGCCGATTGCAGCTCATGGGATTAACGGAAAGCATTTGGCCAAAAAGCCAAATACTTTCGGTCTATGTAAAAAAGTACGAGCAGGAAATCTTAGATGATTTCGAAGCGCAACTCAGGGACTTCAAGCAGATCTATCATGCGGTAATTCCACGTTTTCGTCTCGACGAAATGCATGCCTTGATTGAAAAACAAATCAGAAATCTTGGCCATGAAATCCACACCGAAGAATACTTTGAAGAGCGTTTGCGCCTCGGCTCAGCCTACGGCAAGGCTGAGCTACCAGCTTTTGTCTGCAACTATCTATTTCACTTGCTTAGCAATTGCCTCCTCGCTTCGTTGAATAATCATCAACAGCAGGACCTGGATGCGGTTGCAGAACGCTTGCTGTGTTTGGATTTGTCGCTGGCTCTGGAAGTCATTGCTCTTATGGAGCGCCGCTCGCGCAAGGAGCGATCAAGCGATCGAAAAACACCAATCGAATCGGACAATGCTGCGCTCTATCCCCTTCCCAAGGTTGAAAAAGGCTACGTCCTTACCGTCCTTGAGCAAGTTCTTTCTCCAGATACACAAAATCTGTCTCCGATGAGTGTCGTTGTTGCCGAAGTCGATCGCTTGGCAATCATCAATCAAACGCATGGTCAAGCGATTGGCGATGAAGTTCTAAGACGTGTTTCGGTACGTATGCGGAGTGCTTTACGCGATGAAGACACGGTTGGCCGCTACGGTGGCGATGATTTTTTGATTTTGCTTCGTGATGCACCTTTGGACATGGCTCGCGATGTGGCTGAACGCCTAAGACGCCGAGTTGCAGCCGAACCGATACGTTTGCGCGATCAGCAGATCCATCCGACCATTACCGTGGGAGTGGTGCAAGCAGGCTCGAGCGAAGGCGCTGAACTCCTGTTTAGGCGTGCACGCTCCGCCTTAGAAGCCGCTATTGAAGCGGGCCGCAACTGCGTACGCTGCAGCTAA
- a CDS encoding prepilin peptidase has translation MLVSDLSPWFIRTVAFVLGAAWGSFFNVAIYRWPLEMSVIKPPSHCPACGAPVRAWQNVPILGYVFLRGKAACCGVKLSIRYPLVELLGAVLALAIAELWVVWASPDRYMLAAVIEAGIYFTFVGGLLVATFIDLDCMLIPDEVTLPGAALGLVTVSLRQEPGALDAALGAGLGYLGIQVLFVWGYEILFARRGMGEGDSKLLMMIGAFLGWKGVLFSLMAASFQGVFAAAVLLLSGRSLKPKGAIEAQEPSQDEADPDQTDTPKSKGRLKMPFGPFLALAAVEYLFFGPTLVEAYFTMLR, from the coding sequence ATGCTCGTTTCTGACCTATCACCATGGTTTATACGCACTGTGGCTTTTGTGCTAGGCGCGGCGTGGGGCAGTTTTTTCAATGTGGCAATTTACCGATGGCCTTTGGAGATGTCGGTCATCAAACCGCCAAGCCATTGCCCTGCGTGCGGTGCACCTGTTCGCGCTTGGCAAAACGTACCTATTTTGGGCTATGTTTTTTTGCGAGGCAAGGCGGCGTGTTGTGGCGTAAAGCTTTCCATACGCTACCCTTTGGTTGAGCTATTGGGTGCTGTTTTAGCGCTGGCTATCGCTGAGCTGTGGGTGGTATGGGCCAGTCCCGATCGCTATATGCTTGCTGCCGTCATTGAAGCGGGCATCTATTTTACTTTCGTCGGTGGTTTGCTGGTTGCTACCTTCATTGATCTTGATTGTATGTTGATTCCAGACGAGGTGACCTTGCCAGGCGCTGCGTTGGGACTTGTTACGGTGAGCTTGCGCCAGGAGCCTGGCGCTCTTGATGCCGCGCTCGGCGCCGGCCTCGGTTACTTGGGTATTCAAGTGCTTTTCGTGTGGGGCTACGAGATACTCTTCGCTCGTCGCGGCATGGGCGAAGGTGATTCCAAACTTCTCATGATGATTGGTGCTTTCCTTGGCTGGAAAGGCGTACTGTTTTCTCTTATGGCCGCCTCATTTCAAGGCGTTTTCGCAGCTGCGGTGCTTTTATTAAGCGGTCGCAGTCTCAAGCCCAAAGGCGCCATCGAAGCACAGGAGCCAAGCCAGGATGAAGCGGATCCCGATCAAACGGATACGCCGAAAAGCAAAGGGCGGCTTAAAATGCCCTTCGGACCTTTCCTCGCGCTGGCTGCTGTTGAATACTTGTTCTTCGGCCCTACACTGGTTGAGGCCTACTTTACGATGCTTCGCTAA
- the proB gene encoding glutamate 5-kinase → MNFLENPREALTEAGCVVIKVGSKVLAGSKHNGWLDAFAAQIAALRAQGREVVVVTSGAIAWGYPRLGLTERPTEMALLQASAAAGQSHLMQAYEQSFAKHGLAAAQVLLTRTGIIPRDRYLNASAALNALLDHGLVPIVNENDTVSIDEITFGDNDHLAAMVSWLVGADLLILLTSVDGLLDAEQKRVSLVPEMATVSDLVKEEKSTDGTGGMDSKLKAAASAAKHGVPVVIANGNDGSILQYILDGQDVGTLVLPQGSRLASRKHWIAYTLHPEGSVVVDHGAAKALVQGKKSLLPAGVVQVQGDFAAGDSVRIIDEHGEEIARGLSRYSAEDAKKLIGVQSHEIAECLGRNDGHEIVHRDDMVVIYDASHYDKK, encoded by the coding sequence ATGAACTTCCTTGAAAACCCACGCGAAGCTCTCACAGAAGCAGGCTGCGTCGTCATCAAGGTGGGCTCCAAAGTCCTCGCTGGCTCGAAGCACAACGGCTGGCTTGATGCCTTTGCGGCTCAGATTGCGGCTTTACGTGCCCAAGGCCGCGAAGTCGTCGTGGTGACCTCGGGCGCCATCGCATGGGGTTATCCTCGGCTTGGCCTCACGGAGCGACCCACCGAAATGGCTCTTTTGCAAGCCTCGGCTGCGGCAGGACAAAGCCATCTCATGCAAGCCTATGAGCAATCCTTCGCAAAGCACGGTCTGGCTGCAGCCCAAGTTCTGCTCACTCGGACAGGAATCATCCCGCGCGATCGCTATCTCAATGCGAGCGCAGCGCTGAACGCTCTGTTGGATCACGGACTCGTTCCGATTGTAAACGAAAACGACACCGTTTCGATTGATGAGATTACCTTTGGTGACAACGACCATCTTGCGGCCATGGTGTCGTGGCTGGTTGGCGCCGACTTGCTGATTTTGCTTACCAGCGTGGATGGCTTGCTTGATGCGGAGCAAAAACGCGTAAGCCTGGTTCCCGAAATGGCCACCGTCAGCGATCTGGTCAAAGAAGAAAAAAGCACCGACGGCACAGGCGGCATGGACTCGAAACTCAAAGCGGCCGCCTCGGCAGCCAAACATGGCGTACCTGTGGTGATAGCAAACGGTAACGACGGAAGCATCCTGCAGTACATACTTGATGGACAAGATGTAGGCACCCTTGTACTTCCTCAAGGCTCACGCCTGGCGTCACGCAAGCATTGGATTGCCTATACCTTGCATCCGGAAGGAAGCGTAGTCGTTGATCACGGCGCCGCCAAAGCCTTAGTCCAAGGCAAAAAAAGTTTGCTGCCTGCTGGAGTCGTTCAAGTCCAAGGTGATTTTGCGGCTGGCGATTCGGTGCGCATCATTGATGAGCATGGCGAAGAAATCGCCCGTGGGCTGAGCCGCTACAGCGCAGAGGATGCAAAAAAACTCATTGGCGTTCAAAGTCATGAAATTGCAGAGTGTTTGGGCCGAAACGATGGGCATGAAATTGTCCACAGAGATGATATGGTAGTGATCTACGATGCAAGTCACTACGACAAGAAATAA
- the rsfS gene encoding ribosome silencing factor, giving the protein MGNIGIDKKAKDIEIIDVRGKVDYTDYIVLMSGSSDRQVNALARYIEEGSKKDLGTPCHGVEGLPKASWVLLDYGDVIVHIFHEHTRPYYDLETLWMDAKRVALKA; this is encoded by the coding sequence ATCGGAAATATCGGCATCGATAAAAAGGCCAAAGACATCGAAATCATCGATGTGCGCGGCAAAGTCGATTACACCGATTATATCGTGCTCATGAGCGGCAGCAGTGACCGTCAAGTCAATGCTTTGGCACGTTATATTGAAGAGGGCAGCAAAAAGGATCTTGGCACACCATGTCATGGTGTAGAGGGTTTACCGAAAGCCTCATGGGTACTTCTTGATTACGGCGATGTGATTGTGCACATTTTCCACGAACACACGCGTCCTTATTACGATCTTGAAACGCTCTGGATGGATGCCAAGCGCGTTGCACTCAAAGCTTAG